A region of the Cyanobium usitatum str. Tous genome:
CCCGGGTGACGGCCAGCACCCTCACCGACCCCTATGCCGTGGTGGCGTCAGCGGTGGGCACCCTGGCGGGTCCCTTGCACGGCGGCGCCAATGAAGATGTGCTGGAGATGCTCGGCCAGATCGGCAGCCCAGATCAGGTGGCGCCCTGGTTGGATCGGGCGATTGCCGGCAAGCAAAAAATCATGGGTTTTGGCCACCGGGAATACAAGGTCAAGGACCCCCGGGCTGTGATTCTTCAAAGTCTGGCGGAGCAGCTCTTCGACCAGTTCGGTCACGATCCGATGTACGACCTGGCTCGCAAGCTGGAGGAGGTGGCGGCCGAGCGCCTGGGGCCTAAGGGAATTTTCCCCAACGTCGACTTCTATTCCGGCCTGGTGTACCGCAAGCTCGGCATCCCTGAAGACCTTTTCACGCCCATTTTTGCAATTGCCCGCACGGCTGGCTGGCTGGCCCATTGGAAGGAGCAGCTGGGGGCTAATCGCATCTACCGACCCTCCCAGATCTATACCGGTCAGCCCTCCCGTGACTGGCAGCCCGTGGGGGCCCGCTAAGTTGCCCCCATCTGAGCTGCCGCCATGCTGACCACCACGGCTCCGGGCCTGGATCTAGAGGCCAGTTTCGAGCAGGCCCTGCAGGGCTTCGGCCTGAGTCCTGCCGCCGCCCACCTGTTGTGGCTGCCCCTGCCCATGGTGCTGGTGCTGGTGGCGGCCGTGGTGGGCGTGCTGGTCAACGTCTGGCTGGAGCGCAAGATCTCAGCAGCGGTGCAGCAGCGCATTGGTCCTGAATACGCCGGCGCTTTAGGGGTGCTGCAGCCGATGGCCGATGGCCTCAAGCTGGTGTTCAAGGAAGACATCATTCCGGCCCGGGCTGACGGCCTGCTGTTCACCCTCGGCCCAGTGCTGGTGCTGATTCCGGTGATTCTCAGCTGGTTGGTGGTGCCCTTCGGTCAGCACTTGCTGATCAGCAACGTTGGCATCGGTATTTTCCTTTGGATCTCCCTGAGCAGCATCCAGCCAATCGGCCTGCTGATGAGCGGCTACGCCTCCAACAACAAGTATTCGCTGCTGGGCGGTCTGCGGGCGGCGGCCCAGTCGATCAGCTACGAGATCCCCCTTGCCCTAGCTGTGCTCGCGGTGGTGATGATGAGCAACTCGCTCAGCACCGTTGACATCGTCAACCAGCAGACCGGCGCTGGCATCCTCAGCTGGAACATCTGGCGTCAGCCGGTGGGCTTCGTGATCTTCTGGATCTGCGCCCTGGCCGAATGTGAGCGCCTGCCCTTCGACCTGCCAGAGGCCGAGGAGGAGCTGGTGGCTGGCTACCAGACCGAGTATTCGGGCATGAAGTTTGCCCTGTTTTATCTGGGCAGCTACATCAACCTGGTGCTCTCGGCCCTGCTGGTGTCGGTGCTTTACCTAGGCGGCTGGGGTTTCCCCAT
Encoded here:
- the nuoH gene encoding NADH-quinone oxidoreductase subunit NuoH, encoding MLTTTAPGLDLEASFEQALQGFGLSPAAAHLLWLPLPMVLVLVAAVVGVLVNVWLERKISAAVQQRIGPEYAGALGVLQPMADGLKLVFKEDIIPARADGLLFTLGPVLVLIPVILSWLVVPFGQHLLISNVGIGIFLWISLSSIQPIGLLMSGYASNNKYSLLGGLRAAAQSISYEIPLALAVLAVVMMSNSLSTVDIVNQQTGAGILSWNIWRQPVGFVIFWICALAECERLPFDLPEAEEELVAGYQTEYSGMKFALFYLGSYINLVLSALLVSVLYLGGWGFPIPVEWLASWLHQQIDAPVVQLITGSVGIVMTVLKAYLLVFLAILLRWTTPRVRIDQLLDLGWKFLLPIALVNLLITAALKLAFPAVFGG